One Marinifilum sp. JC120 DNA window includes the following coding sequences:
- a CDS encoding AAA family ATPase encodes MSKPTYDELLEQCHSFEEQIKISKETAKELQQSKLQLTRLFNNLPGMVYRCSLDENQHPTLDFVSKGCSELFGVAPEFFTDQHTNVMETLAHADDLASMRKEQNAAILNHRSYKLLYRVCLDSDRQKWIWDQGECLYDEEGNPSVLEGIMVDVSAQKLREYELMQENQNLRGTLEDRFKFGSIIGKSNGMREVFKLIMKAAKRDSNVIIFGETGTGKDLVAQTIHEQSGSEGTYVPVNCGAIPSNLMESEFFGHVKGAFSGASSDRQGYLAAADGGTLFLDEVGEIDLALQVKLLRALESRLYTPVGGTEPRSSNFRLIAATNRDLSELVRQGLMRSDFFFRLHVLPIHVPPLRERIDDLPLLINEFVSRYLGRTDSLPRIPGKIRAAMDHHHWPGNVRELQNVLERYLTFGEMVFSDLGIHAPESGPDVGEAVRMFESGSSFSESVEAFERHVLLKALERNHWKKGATATEMGLNMRTMQRKLKKYGL; translated from the coding sequence ATGAGCAAACCGACATATGATGAGCTTCTTGAACAATGCCATAGTTTTGAGGAGCAGATAAAAATTTCCAAAGAAACCGCCAAAGAGTTGCAGCAGAGCAAGCTGCAACTGACCCGGCTTTTTAACAATCTTCCGGGGATGGTTTACCGTTGTTCCCTTGACGAGAATCAGCACCCGACACTCGATTTTGTCAGTAAGGGCTGTAGCGAGCTTTTCGGGGTAGCCCCGGAGTTTTTCACAGATCAGCATACCAATGTAATGGAAACTCTGGCCCACGCGGATGACCTTGCATCCATGCGTAAAGAGCAGAATGCTGCTATCCTGAACCATCGTTCCTACAAACTTCTTTACCGGGTCTGCCTTGATTCAGACCGCCAGAAATGGATTTGGGATCAGGGCGAATGCCTTTATGACGAAGAAGGTAATCCTTCTGTTCTCGAAGGGATCATGGTCGATGTCAGTGCCCAGAAGCTTCGTGAATACGAACTCATGCAGGAAAATCAGAACTTGCGGGGCACCCTTGAGGACCGATTTAAATTCGGGAGCATCATCGGCAAAAGTAACGGCATGCGCGAGGTCTTCAAGCTGATCATGAAGGCTGCCAAGCGCGACTCCAACGTGATCATTTTTGGTGAAACCGGGACCGGTAAGGATCTGGTGGCCCAGACCATTCACGAACAGAGTGGGTCCGAAGGGACTTATGTCCCGGTTAACTGCGGGGCTATCCCATCCAACCTGATGGAGAGTGAATTTTTCGGCCATGTGAAAGGTGCTTTTTCCGGAGCATCTTCTGATCGTCAAGGATATCTGGCTGCCGCTGACGGGGGGACCCTGTTTCTTGATGAAGTGGGGGAGATTGATCTCGCATTGCAGGTCAAGCTGTTGCGCGCTCTTGAGAGCAGGCTTTATACTCCGGTGGGCGGGACCGAGCCGCGCTCCTCAAATTTCAGGCTTATTGCCGCCACTAACCGGGATCTCAGTGAACTGGTCCGACAAGGGCTGATGCGTTCGGATTTCTTTTTCCGTCTGCATGTTTTGCCCATCCATGTTCCGCCCCTGCGCGAGAGGATTGACGACCTGCCGCTGCTTATCAATGAATTTGTGTCTAGATATCTTGGAAGGACAGATTCCCTGCCGCGAATTCCCGGTAAGATCAGGGCGGCTATGGATCATCACCACTGGCCCGGTAATGTTCGTGAATTGCAGAATGTGTTGGAGCGTTACCTTACTTTCGGTGAAATGGTTTTCAGCGATTTGGGAATCCATGCGCCTGAGTCAGGACCTGACGTAGGGGAAGCGGTTAGAATGTTCGAATCCGGTTCATCTTTTTCTGAATCTGTTGAAGCCTTTGAGCGCCATGTTCTTCTTAAGGCACTTGAGCGTAATCATTGGAAAAAAGGTGCTACCGCCACAGAGATGGGCTTAAATATGCGCACCATGCAGCGGAAACTTAAAAAATACGGGCTTTAA
- a CDS encoding DMT family transporter, with amino-acid sequence MKWNEFKKTEKAGYIFIILGILNWSGNFVAARGLAGTIDPATLNLLRWVLATLVFLPFGLKAFIRERELVVRYWKELSVIALCGISLYDTLVFIAGETSEALNMSLISTMSPLLTALIAQFFMKEKLKPSMYAGIAVSTFGVALLVTDGSLDALLNMHLAKGDLLILCTAMMSAIYNTVVNKVAGKISQTTLLMSCCLFGTLYIVPLYFWETGGQIVMPEFTYNLVASLVYLSVFASIFCYLFWNMAVEAIGASKAALFYYTLPPASAVVAWFVIHEPVNINQVFSGMIILAGIIFALYGGSLNFMRRKAPNYG; translated from the coding sequence ATGAAGTGGAATGAATTCAAGAAAACCGAAAAGGCTGGGTATATCTTTATTATCCTTGGTATTCTTAACTGGAGTGGCAACTTTGTTGCGGCTCGCGGTCTGGCCGGGACTATTGATCCTGCAACACTCAATTTGTTGCGCTGGGTGCTGGCTACGCTGGTATTTCTTCCTTTTGGACTTAAAGCTTTTATAAGAGAGCGCGAGTTGGTTGTCCGTTATTGGAAAGAGCTTTCTGTTATCGCCCTCTGCGGTATCTCCCTTTACGATACCCTTGTTTTTATTGCCGGAGAGACTTCTGAAGCGTTGAACATGTCCCTTATCTCAACCATGTCTCCGTTGCTTACCGCTTTGATTGCCCAGTTTTTCATGAAGGAAAAGCTCAAGCCGAGCATGTATGCCGGGATTGCCGTCAGCACCTTCGGAGTTGCCCTGTTGGTTACTGACGGTAGTCTCGACGCCCTTTTGAACATGCATCTTGCCAAGGGTGATCTGCTTATCCTGTGTACGGCCATGATGTCCGCAATTTACAACACTGTTGTAAATAAAGTGGCCGGTAAGATAAGTCAGACTACCCTGCTCATGTCCTGTTGCCTATTCGGTACCTTGTACATCGTTCCCTTGTATTTCTGGGAGACCGGTGGGCAGATCGTGATGCCGGAATTTACTTACAACCTTGTGGCCTCACTTGTTTACCTTTCGGTTTTCGCTTCCATCTTCTGCTATCTGTTCTGGAATATGGCAGTTGAGGCCATCGGAGCATCTAAAGCGGCTCTGTTTTATTACACCCTTCCCCCTGCAAGTGCGGTGGTAGCCTGGTTTGTTATTCATGAGCCGGTGAACATTAATCAGGTTTTCAGCGGGATGATAATTCTTGCAGGAATTATCTTTGCTTTATATGGCGGTTCTCTCAATTTCATGAGACGGAAGGCGCCAAACTATGGATAA
- a CDS encoding YitT family protein, whose translation MDNKIRQISDSLIWNVFLLMVGAFVFIIGYNGIAAHHNFVPGALYGLAVVMQKISPELTLSRWYFVLNIPLFILAWKGVSRRFFFLNLLTMATVSTLTSYVHLDLGIHNEMYAAIASGAIMGAGCGIILRTYGGGGGLDVVAVILNQRYGIRFGAFYFMVNAVVMSFALSHFTPDKIIASLLMLFISSVLTEYVLSLFNQRKAVRIISRKAEIIVHELTRSKKMHATIIPGKGGYSGERIDMVYSITDNLRLRSLEQMVFDIDPEAIFVVENTFSVIGQNINRRKAY comes from the coding sequence ATGGATAATAAAATCAGGCAGATCAGCGATTCCTTAATCTGGAATGTTTTCCTGCTTATGGTAGGTGCGTTTGTGTTTATCATTGGGTACAACGGTATTGCCGCACACCATAATTTTGTACCCGGAGCCCTTTACGGTCTCGCTGTTGTAATGCAAAAAATATCACCGGAACTCACGTTGTCCCGGTGGTATTTTGTTTTGAATATTCCGTTGTTTATTCTGGCTTGGAAAGGTGTCAGCCGTAGGTTCTTTTTTCTTAATTTATTGACCATGGCCACTGTTAGTACGCTGACTTCTTATGTGCATCTTGATCTCGGTATTCATAACGAGATGTACGCGGCCATTGCTTCCGGCGCGATCATGGGAGCCGGGTGCGGGATAATTCTAAGGACCTATGGCGGTGGCGGAGGACTTGATGTTGTGGCGGTTATTCTCAACCAGCGTTACGGGATTAGATTTGGAGCATTTTATTTTATGGTCAACGCCGTGGTCATGAGTTTTGCCCTGAGTCATTTTACTCCGGATAAGATCATTGCTTCACTGCTAATGCTTTTTATCAGTTCTGTGCTGACCGAGTATGTGCTTTCCCTTTTCAACCAGCGAAAAGCAGTGCGTATAATTTCCCGTAAGGCCGAAATAATTGTTCATGAACTGACCCGGAGTAAAAAGATGCATGCCACCATTATTCCCGGCAAGGGCGGTTATTCCGGTGAACGCATCGATATGGTTTATTCCATTACTGATAACCTGCGCTTGCGCTCCCTTGAGCAAATGGTCTTTGATATCGATCCCGAAGCTATTTTTGTGGTTGAAAATACTTTCAGCGTGATCGGTCAGAATATCAACAGACGCAAGGCTTATTAA
- a CDS encoding FtsX-like permease family protein gives MILGENIRESFRSLMGAKQRSLLALIGIVIGIGSVIAMVTVGQIVENEVIRQFKEMGTDVCSVQQEYGGNGRDQGFNLQNVLKIPQGCSTIRVVAPYVSFYNDLKFSGKRTSCPALGVTEEFARLYKIHINAGRFISDLDGHAPFCVLGSSKVKWLKENGESDPVGKEIIFNERIYTVIGTAKAVPMGTFTPYEINEGIMIPIKTAMRSQDRPQINTFGARMVESGISKLATEQLKNYFKLTSKTEVRITSAEELVAQMKKQMRMFTALLGAIGSISLIVGGVGVMNVMLVSVSERKKEIGIRRAIGARRKDIQFQFLVESIILSFIGGLVGTALGVGATAIICNFADWTFFVSEEAVMLGVGVSAAVGIFFGYYPARQASALSPIDALRS, from the coding sequence ATGATCTTAGGTGAAAACATCAGGGAATCCTTTCGCTCCCTCATGGGTGCCAAGCAACGCTCTCTGCTGGCTCTGATCGGGATTGTTATCGGTATCGGCTCGGTAATCGCCATGGTCACCGTGGGCCAGATTGTTGAAAATGAAGTCATCCGCCAGTTCAAGGAGATGGGAACCGATGTCTGCTCCGTGCAGCAGGAATACGGTGGGAACGGCAGGGATCAAGGGTTCAACCTTCAAAATGTGCTCAAAATACCGCAGGGTTGCTCCACCATCCGTGTAGTCGCGCCCTATGTATCTTTTTACAATGACCTGAAATTTTCCGGTAAACGGACCTCCTGTCCTGCTTTGGGCGTAACCGAAGAATTTGCACGGCTCTATAAGATTCACATTAATGCGGGTAGATTTATTTCCGATCTTGACGGCCATGCACCGTTCTGCGTCCTTGGAAGCAGTAAGGTTAAGTGGCTCAAGGAAAATGGGGAAAGCGATCCCGTAGGCAAAGAGATAATATTTAACGAACGCATCTATACTGTAATCGGCACAGCGAAAGCCGTACCCATGGGAACTTTCACCCCTTACGAGATCAACGAAGGGATTATGATTCCCATCAAAACCGCCATGCGCAGTCAGGACCGTCCCCAAATTAACACCTTCGGGGCCAGAATGGTGGAAAGCGGAATCAGTAAGCTAGCGACTGAACAACTCAAAAATTATTTCAAGCTTACATCAAAGACCGAAGTCAGGATCACCAGCGCAGAAGAACTGGTCGCCCAAATGAAAAAGCAAATGCGCATGTTCACCGCCCTACTGGGGGCCATCGGCTCCATTTCCCTTATTGTCGGTGGCGTGGGAGTCATGAATGTCATGCTGGTTTCGGTATCGGAACGCAAAAAGGAAATAGGCATTCGCCGGGCAATCGGAGCAAGGCGCAAGGATATCCAGTTTCAATTCCTTGTGGAATCCATCATTCTCTCCTTCATCGGCGGGCTGGTCGGAACCGCACTGGGAGTAGGAGCCACGGCCATCATCTGCAACTTCGCCGACTGGACTTTCTTTGTTTCCGAAGAGGCGGTAATGCTGGGCGTTGGAGTTTCAGCGGCAGTGGGTATCTTTTTCGGCTACTACCCGGCAAGACAGGCTTCAGCTTTAAGCCCCATTGATGCGCTGCGCTCCTGA
- a CDS encoding ABC transporter ATP-binding protein: MLCIEDVHKSYLLGTVEVEVLKGVDLNVDEGELVAILGSSGCGKSTLMNILGFLDQPTSGTYRFNGKLADKMSDDELSSIRNHEIGFVFQQFHLLTKLTALDNVCLPLLYRGVPKKEREKLALEMLTKVGMGERGDHRPNELSGGQQQRVAIARALCGGPSLILADEPTGALDTATGKDIMDLFLSLNKEEGITVIIITHDPGLAKRCKRSIRMRDGRLEGA; the protein is encoded by the coding sequence ATGCTCTGCATCGAGGACGTACATAAATCCTATTTGCTGGGCACCGTTGAAGTGGAGGTCCTCAAAGGGGTGGATCTCAATGTGGATGAAGGTGAACTTGTGGCTATTCTCGGTTCATCCGGCTGCGGTAAATCCACCCTCATGAATATCCTTGGTTTTCTGGACCAGCCCACGTCGGGCACCTACCGCTTTAACGGCAAACTGGCCGATAAAATGAGCGATGATGAACTTTCCTCTATCCGTAACCATGAGATCGGCTTTGTCTTCCAGCAGTTCCATTTACTGACCAAACTAACCGCTCTTGATAATGTATGCCTGCCCCTGCTCTACCGGGGAGTACCCAAAAAAGAACGGGAAAAACTAGCCCTGGAGATGCTCACCAAAGTCGGCATGGGTGAACGCGGAGACCACCGCCCCAATGAACTTTCCGGCGGACAACAGCAGAGGGTGGCCATTGCCCGCGCCTTATGCGGAGGCCCTTCGCTTATTCTGGCAGACGAACCCACCGGGGCACTGGATACAGCCACAGGCAAAGACATCATGGACCTTTTTCTGAGTCTGAACAAAGAAGAAGGAATCACCGTGATCATCATCACCCATGATCCCGGTCTGGCTAAACGGTGCAAACGTTCCATCCGCATGCGGGACGGCAGACTGGAGGGCGCATGA
- a CDS encoding PAS domain S-box protein: MVVGRIMDKMLITPFRETIFQVMNDGVMILNNKGIVTGANPAVAKMLGISGNELEGMPLMAVVPPVEENDEFMQALLDSVYKDGTISNRSTAYHKEDGEKLYLSVSVSRMRDKEGNIGGAVLVLRDVTEIEKLRQEEKQLNQELTQAMREADESNKALKTSLTQGKKVRFMLIIAVFFFFCGVGGFFWFNPTFVEIPETFKSAPDPGVETQYQSIEINPRPFSRSISLSGVVAPLEELTLVAPFNGIITKTDFFYGERIPRNQTIITLDTSEIASKMRSAFTEYIKSRKKFYELTNWKKTSEVLKARRELEQARRTLNSSKAKADEDKMLYEKGIIPKNQHDTTVQELKNNESRLISCQENYRDVLNKGDNEYVEIARMELANAETNYKTLKEKMSRAMVTAPVSGVALRPNSKSADAKEITSGMSVTEGQPLLSIASLEGLSISAKVDELNINSLQLGQPVTVTGDAFPNHKLKGEIAMISSQAGGEGKVPTFETTIRLPHLPKDVSKNVRIGMTANMQVETYSNKNALMVPFPAINRDGDKTFLKVRGKDGTIREVNVETGYTTINEVEIISGIEPGATILLSPEGF, from the coding sequence ATGGTGGTAGGAAGAATCATGGATAAAATGCTCATCACCCCTTTCAGGGAAACAATATTTCAAGTCATGAATGATGGGGTCATGATCCTGAACAACAAAGGGATCGTAACCGGGGCCAACCCTGCGGTTGCCAAGATGCTGGGTATTTCCGGGAATGAACTTGAAGGCATGCCGCTCATGGCTGTTGTGCCTCCGGTAGAGGAGAACGATGAATTCATGCAGGCCCTGCTGGATTCCGTTTACAAAGACGGCACCATCAGCAACCGCTCCACCGCCTACCATAAGGAAGACGGAGAAAAGCTCTACCTCTCGGTAAGTGTTTCCCGCATGCGCGACAAAGAGGGTAACATAGGAGGGGCAGTTCTGGTTCTTAGGGATGTAACTGAGATTGAAAAGCTGCGTCAGGAAGAAAAACAATTAAATCAAGAGCTGACTCAGGCCATGCGTGAAGCGGACGAGTCCAACAAAGCCCTGAAAACCTCACTCACCCAAGGTAAGAAAGTACGCTTCATGCTCATCATAGCCGTGTTCTTTTTTTTCTGCGGAGTGGGCGGATTCTTCTGGTTCAATCCGACTTTTGTGGAGATACCAGAGACCTTCAAATCAGCACCTGATCCCGGCGTAGAAACACAATACCAGAGCATTGAAATAAATCCCCGTCCGTTCTCCCGTTCTATCTCTCTTTCCGGGGTTGTAGCACCGCTGGAGGAGTTGACTCTTGTAGCTCCATTCAATGGAATTATTACTAAAACCGACTTTTTCTATGGGGAAAGAATCCCCCGCAATCAAACGATAATAACTTTGGACACCTCGGAAATAGCCAGCAAAATGCGTTCGGCATTTACCGAATACATCAAATCCCGCAAGAAATTTTACGAACTGACCAACTGGAAAAAGACCTCTGAAGTTCTCAAAGCCAGACGGGAACTGGAACAGGCCCGGCGAACCCTGAACAGTTCCAAGGCCAAGGCTGATGAAGACAAGATGCTCTATGAAAAGGGCATCATCCCCAAAAACCAGCACGACACTACGGTGCAGGAACTTAAAAATAACGAATCGCGGCTCATTTCCTGTCAGGAAAACTACCGCGATGTGCTTAATAAAGGGGACAATGAATATGTGGAAATTGCCCGCATGGAACTTGCCAATGCTGAGACAAATTACAAAACCCTGAAAGAAAAAATGTCCCGGGCCATGGTCACCGCCCCGGTTTCAGGCGTGGCCCTGCGCCCCAATTCCAAAAGTGCCGATGCCAAGGAAATTACCAGCGGCATGAGCGTAACCGAAGGCCAGCCGCTGCTCTCCATTGCCAGTCTTGAGGGCTTATCCATTTCCGCAAAAGTAGATGAATTGAACATCAACAGTTTGCAGCTGGGCCAGCCGGTCACAGTCACCGGAGACGCATTCCCGAACCACAAGCTTAAAGGAGAAATCGCCATGATTTCTTCGCAGGCCGGAGGGGAAGGCAAAGTTCCGACCTTCGAAACCACCATCCGTCTGCCCCACCTGCCCAAAGATGTGAGCAAGAACGTGCGTATCGGCATGACCGCCAACATGCAGGTGGAAACATATTCCAACAAGAACGCGCTCATGGTTCCCTTCCCGGCCATCAACAGAGACGGCGACAAAACCTTCCTAAAGGTCAGGGGCAAAGACGGGACTATCCGTGAAGTGAACGTTGAGACCGGATATACCACCATCAATGAGGTGGAAATCATCTCCGGCATTGAGCCGGGCGCAACCATCCTGCTAAGCCCGGAAGGCTTCTAA
- a CDS encoding TolC family protein — protein MNLTAKLLRKIQTALMLSLLCVFSISVSAHAQNGTKAQVNNGILSLSMNEVVRLTIRNNSNVATNYLQRVTQKFDLEKAEAKFEPVVNIDGSFNAEAFQRNMRISDNGTQTPASKWNAGAKASITQKIPTGGTLSFVWDNTYSENSDGTLTYDGDSSVSRAKTYTRESSSQWRIELTQPLLKGAGMDYNMASIRLARITDKRNILSLRDNLSSLINTGLNLYFTFKQNAENLEIQRQALERSERLLEVNRFKQRMGRMAESDVVQAEADVASSRLSLEEARNNLDESRRDLLNHLELSPDLQIAPVKDQIRDVQPDYEKCMQVALKNNQAYMDQKFKVTETEISAMMVENEREWQLDLKTGYSETQKIKNSYSASTSEDELSAGVELTAPINLWGEDQLERKKKLLSAAVEKRKAKLELKRGETDLQTKVANAVRNVKMRWKMIGLAKINTDLKAKQLENENTKLMVGRTTNFEVVSYQNQLVQAQLAETAKQISYVQALLNLDQLLGTTMETWHVKFKHDDKQLEEALNNEVRPLVWTWW, from the coding sequence ATGAACCTGACTGCCAAGCTGCTTCGAAAAATACAGACCGCATTAATGCTGTCCCTACTTTGCGTCTTCTCCATTTCCGTTTCCGCACATGCGCAGAACGGAACAAAGGCGCAGGTAAATAACGGCATCCTGAGCCTGTCCATGAACGAGGTGGTACGTCTGACTATCCGCAACAACTCCAATGTTGCGACCAATTATCTGCAACGGGTGACACAAAAATTCGACCTTGAAAAAGCGGAAGCCAAATTCGAGCCGGTCGTAAATATCGACGGCAGCTTTAATGCTGAAGCCTTTCAACGCAATATGCGCATTTCCGACAACGGCACCCAGACCCCGGCTTCAAAATGGAACGCCGGAGCCAAAGCTTCCATTACCCAGAAGATCCCCACAGGCGGAACGCTTTCTTTTGTCTGGGACAACACCTACTCCGAAAACAGTGATGGAACCCTGACCTACGATGGTGATTCCTCAGTCTCCCGCGCTAAGACATATACCCGTGAATCCTCTTCCCAGTGGCGTATTGAACTGACCCAGCCCCTGCTCAAAGGAGCCGGGATGGATTACAACATGGCCTCCATCCGGCTGGCCCGCATAACTGACAAGCGCAATATCCTCAGCCTGCGCGACAACCTCAGCAGCCTGATAAATACGGGCCTCAACCTGTACTTCACTTTCAAGCAGAACGCCGAAAACCTTGAAATCCAGCGGCAAGCCCTTGAGCGATCCGAAAGGCTCCTTGAGGTCAACAGATTCAAACAAAGAATGGGCCGCATGGCTGAGAGTGACGTGGTGCAGGCGGAAGCTGACGTGGCTTCAAGCAGGCTTTCACTGGAGGAAGCACGCAACAACCTTGATGAATCACGCCGCGACCTGCTCAACCACCTTGAATTAAGCCCGGATTTGCAAATAGCTCCGGTCAAAGACCAAATCAGGGATGTCCAGCCTGATTACGAAAAATGTATGCAGGTAGCTTTGAAAAATAATCAGGCTTACATGGACCAAAAATTCAAAGTTACTGAAACAGAAATCAGTGCCATGATGGTGGAGAATGAACGAGAATGGCAACTGGACCTCAAAACCGGATATAGTGAAACCCAAAAGATAAAAAATTCATACTCTGCTTCCACCAGTGAAGACGAACTTTCCGCCGGAGTTGAACTGACCGCTCCTATCAACCTCTGGGGCGAAGACCAACTGGAAAGAAAGAAAAAGCTGCTCAGTGCCGCCGTAGAAAAACGCAAAGCCAAGCTGGAACTCAAAAGAGGCGAGACAGACCTACAAACCAAAGTCGCCAATGCCGTGCGTAATGTAAAAATGCGCTGGAAGATGATCGGGCTGGCTAAAATTAATACCGATCTCAAAGCCAAGCAGCTGGAGAATGAAAACACCAAACTGATGGTGGGCCGGACAACCAACTTTGAGGTGGTCTCCTACCAGAACCAGCTTGTACAGGCCCAGCTTGCTGAAACAGCAAAACAGATTTCATATGTTCAGGCCCTGCTCAATCTTGATCAGCTGCTGGGCACAACCATGGAAACATGGCATGTTAAGTTCAAACATGATGACAAACAGCTGGAAGAAGCCCTCAACAACGAAGTCCGCCCCCTGGTCTGGACATGGTGGTAG
- a CDS encoding AAA family ATPase yields the protein MDKSQLHEFQISASGALLKNPEIRFAFQDCLVVLQEHIPADYISLHLYDEGLGIIETVVDATVDSSPEINKITVLAPEAREIASASIEYIDPEQPYEIIDRLGDSVMAQQLGVDLGTPDSPSLVLDLCRDGIYLGSVALTSAPGIYYSHEHGALLTLLHDVMGCAVSQFLSQRECSRLRASLADRTRLLQSDFNCTFDVGIVGSDGGLRDVFGSCKQVAPTKAPVLLLGETGTGKEVIAGAIHHISGQSDGPFVKVNCGGIPSTLLESSLFGHRKGAFTGAIKDALGYFERARGGTIFLDEIGELSLEAQTRFLHVLQDGSFERVGGSKPRVADVRVVAATHRNLAELVEQGVFRQDLYFRLNVFPITIPPLRLRRNDIPLLADHFIRKIAGEMSLSHLPVLAPGAIDSLMNYDWPGNVRELENAIERAIITKRGILLNFELDNQPEQCPIVEEADLNFETVVAELLTSALKRSEGRIEGKGGAAELLGLNPRTLQSKLKKLNIPCGRKALGLYKKYD from the coding sequence ATGGACAAGTCACAGCTGCATGAATTTCAGATTTCCGCGAGTGGGGCTTTGCTGAAGAATCCTGAAATCAGGTTTGCTTTTCAGGATTGCCTGGTCGTTTTGCAAGAGCACATTCCTGCTGATTACATCAGCCTACATCTTTATGATGAGGGTTTGGGAATTATTGAAACCGTTGTTGATGCCACTGTTGACTCATCACCTGAAATAAACAAGATCACGGTGCTTGCCCCGGAAGCGCGTGAGATTGCCTCGGCAAGTATTGAGTATATCGACCCGGAACAGCCGTATGAAATTATTGACCGTCTTGGGGATTCGGTTATGGCTCAGCAACTGGGGGTTGATCTTGGTACCCCTGATTCACCTAGTTTAGTTTTGGATCTATGCAGGGACGGAATCTATCTGGGATCTGTTGCATTGACCTCGGCTCCGGGAATTTACTATTCGCACGAGCATGGAGCTTTGCTGACCCTGCTTCATGATGTCATGGGGTGTGCTGTCTCACAATTCCTCAGCCAGCGCGAATGCAGCCGTTTGCGGGCCAGCCTTGCTGACCGAACTCGTTTGTTACAGTCCGACTTCAACTGTACTTTTGATGTGGGAATAGTTGGTTCGGATGGAGGGCTCAGAGATGTTTTTGGTTCATGTAAGCAAGTTGCTCCGACCAAGGCTCCGGTGTTGCTGCTGGGTGAAACCGGAACAGGAAAGGAAGTTATTGCTGGAGCTATTCACCATATTTCCGGGCAGAGTGATGGACCGTTTGTGAAGGTTAACTGCGGGGGCATTCCGTCTACCTTATTGGAAAGCTCACTTTTCGGTCACCGCAAAGGAGCTTTTACCGGAGCCATAAAAGACGCTTTGGGGTATTTTGAGCGTGCCCGTGGCGGGACCATCTTTTTGGATGAAATTGGCGAACTTTCTCTTGAGGCCCAAACTAGGTTTTTGCATGTTTTGCAGGATGGCAGTTTTGAGCGTGTTGGCGGAAGCAAGCCCAGAGTTGCAGATGTCCGGGTTGTTGCTGCAACCCATCGCAACCTTGCAGAGTTGGTGGAGCAAGGGGTTTTCCGGCAGGATTTATATTTTAGGCTTAATGTTTTTCCCATTACAATTCCGCCGTTGAGGTTACGCAGGAATGATATTCCCCTGCTTGCGGACCATTTTATCAGGAAGATTGCCGGTGAGATGAGTTTAAGTCATTTGCCGGTACTGGCGCCGGGGGCCATTGATTCATTAATGAATTACGATTGGCCCGGTAATGTCCGGGAGCTTGAAAATGCCATTGAGAGAGCGATTATAACCAAGCGTGGAATATTATTAAATTTTGAGTTGGACAATCAGCCTGAGCAGTGTCCTATTGTCGAAGAGGCTGATTTGAATTTTGAGACTGTTGTTGCAGAGCTTTTAACCAGTGCGCTTAAACGCTCAGAGGGCCGTATCGAAGGTAAGGGTGGTGCCGCTGAGTTGTTGGGGCTTAATCCACGCACCCTGCAAAGTAAGCTTAAGAAATTAAATATCCCTTGTGGGCGCAAGGCTCTAGGATTGTATAAGAAATATGACTAG
- a CDS encoding C_GCAxxG_C_C family protein — protein MECSLTEKLICESCGRQAKELYGSDAMCCSEAVLWIINREFCGGLSKETVIALSKGFCGGIGDAGCVCGALSGAVMGLSLILGKGPLPVDEDQVRSLSKELHDRFLEKHNSVCCRTLSRDRDPNSESKGVCLDYVESAAAICTGLLLAPEAAVHSTKQDSGLFIEQSTVDQSALI, from the coding sequence ATGGAATGCTCACTGACTGAAAAACTGATCTGCGAAAGTTGCGGACGTCAGGCAAAGGAACTCTATGGCAGTGATGCCATGTGCTGCTCCGAGGCCGTGCTCTGGATCATCAATCGCGAATTTTGCGGAGGTCTGAGCAAAGAGACTGTCATTGCGCTGAGCAAAGGTTTCTGCGGCGGCATCGGCGACGCAGGCTGTGTCTGCGGTGCCCTGTCCGGCGCGGTTATGGGGTTATCCCTGATCCTCGGCAAAGGGCCACTCCCCGTTGACGAGGATCAGGTTCGTTCCCTTTCCAAGGAGCTGCATGACCGCTTTCTGGAAAAGCACAACAGCGTCTGCTGCCGCACTTTAAGCCGGGATCGCGATCCCAATTCAGAATCCAAAGGCGTCTGCCTTGATTATGTGGAGTCCGCAGCAGCCATCTGCACCGGGCTGCTCCTTGCCCCGGAGGCGGCAGTCCATTCCACCAAACAGGACTCCGGTCTATTTATAGAACAATCAACAGTGGATCAGTCCGCTTTGATATAA